A genomic region of Glycine max cultivar Williams 82 chromosome 15, Glycine_max_v4.0, whole genome shotgun sequence contains the following coding sequences:
- the LOC100795027 gene encoding squalene monooxygenase SE1 — translation MMGYEYILGGIIASSLVLVFVIYGSVSKRKAKSSVHAESNGGSIIRTSPENGNHHQEISETTDVIIVGAGVAGAALAYTLGKEGRRVHVIERDLTEPDRIVGELLQPGGYLKLIELGLQDCVGEIDAQPVFGYALYKDGKNTKLSYPLENFASDVSGRSFHNGRFIQRMREKASSLPNVKLEQGTVTFLLEEDRIIKGVNFKTKSGQELTAKAPLTIVCDGCFSNLRRSLCNPKVDVPSHFVGLVLENCNLPYANHGHVILGDPSPILFYPISSTEIRCLVDVPGHKLPSLGNGDMARYLKTVVAPQVPPELRDSFIAAVEKGNIRSMPNRSMPASPYPTPGALLMGDAFNMRHPLTGGGMTVALSDIVLLRNLLRPLHDLHDANALCKYLESFYTLRKPVASTINTLAGALYKVFCASPDPASKEMRQACFDYLSLGGVFSDGPIALLSGLNPRPLSLVLHFFAVAIYGVGRLLIPFPSPKRMWIGARLISGASAIIFPIIKAEGIRQMFFPVTVPAYYRTPPTNLED, via the exons ATGATGGgttatgagtatattttgggaGGCATTATAGCTTCTAGCTTGGTGCTTGTGTTTGTTATATATGGTTCTGTATCAAAGAGGAAGGCCAAAAGTTCAGTACATGCAGAAAGTAATGGTGGTAGTATTATAAGGACATCACCAGAAAATGGAAACCACCATCAAGAAATCTCAGAAACTACGGACGTCATCATTGTCGGTGCTGGGGTTGCTGGCGCAGCCCTTGCTTACACACTTGGCAAG GAAGGAAGGCGAGTGCATGTTATTGAAAGGGACTTGACTGAACCAGACAGGATTGTGGGGGAATTGCTACAACCTGGGGGGTATCTTAAGTTAATTGAATTGGGTCTCCAAG ATTGTGTGGGTGAGATTGATGCTCAGCCAGTCTTTGGCTATGCTCTTTACAAGGACGGGAAAAATACTAAGCTTTCTTACCCCTTGGAAAATTTTGCCTCTGATGTTTCTGGAAGAAGCTTTCACAATGGCCGTTTCATACAAAGGATGCGCGAAAAGGCTTCATCTCTTCCAAA TGTAAAATTAGAACAAGGAACTGTCACATTTCTACTAGAAGAAGATAGAATCATCAAAGGGGTAAACTTCAAAACCAAGAGTGGACAAGAGCTCACAGCTAAGGCTCCCCTCACCATTGTATGTGATGGCTGTTTTTCCAACCTGAGACGTTCTCTTTGCAACCCAAAG GTTGATGTACCATCTCATTTTGTTGGTCTGGTCCTAGAGAACTGCAATCTTCCATATGCAAACCACGGGCACGTTATCTTGGGTGATCCTTCTCCCATTTTGTTTTATCCCATCAGTAGCACTGAGATTCGGTGTTTGGTTGATGTGCCTGGCCATAAATTACCTTCCCTTGGCAATGGTGACATGGCCCGTTATTTGAAAACAGTAGTAGCTCCCCAG GTTCCTCCAGAGCTGCGTGACTCTTTTATAGCAGCAGTTGAGAAAGGAAACATAAGAAGCATGCCAAACAGAAGCATGCCCGCATCTCCTTATCCCACACCTGGTGCCCTTCTCATGGGAGATGCCTTCAACATGCGTCACCCTTTAACCGGAGGGGGAATGACTGTGGCTTTGTCTGACATTGTTTTGCTAAGGAACCTTCTTAGACCCCTGCATGATCTGCATGACGCTAATGCTCTTTGCAAATATCTTGAATCATTCTACACCCTACGCaag CCAGTGGCATCTACAATAAACACATTAGCTGGGGCATTGTACAAGGTGTTTTGTGCATCCCCTGATCCAGCTAGTAAGGAAATGCGCCAGGCATGTTTTGATTATTTAAGCCTTGGAGGTGTTTTCTCAGATGGACCAATTGCTCTACTCTCTGGTCTAAATCCTCGTCCATTAAGCTTGGTTCTCCACTTCTTTGCCGTGGCTATATATGGTGTTGGTCGCTTACTCATACCATTCCCTTCTCCAAAACGAATGTGGATTGGAGCTAGATTGATTTCC GGTGCCTCTGCTATCATTTTCCCCATTATCAAGGCCGAAGGAATTAGACAAATGTTCTTCCCAGTAACTGTGCCAGCGTATTACAGAACACCCCCTACCAATTTGGAAGATTAA